In the Pan paniscus chromosome 19, NHGRI_mPanPan1-v2.0_pri, whole genome shotgun sequence genome, caggtgatccgcccacctggacctcccaaaatgctgggattacaggtgtgagccactgcgcccggtccccATAAGatagttctgtatttttttttgagacagggtctcgctctgtcacctaacctggagtgcagtggcacagtcacagctcactgcagcttcaacctcctaggctcaagcaatccttccacttccactgcagcctcccaagtctactacacccagctaatttttgtattttcctgtagagacagggtttcaccatgttgcccaggctggtctcaaattcctgagctcaagcaatccgcccacctcggcctcccaaagtgctgggattacaggcatgagacaccacacccagcagatTTTTGTGGTTAAGGTATCTGGAAAGCATGATCATCCCTGGACATGTTAGTTTACAAAGAATATACACTATAAGCCAAGACACCAGTAAGGATTGCCAAAGGAACAGCAGCTCaccacctgttatcccagcacttaggaggatgaggccaggggtttgagaacagccagggcaatatagccagacccatttcaaaaaaaagaaattagtggagtgtggtggtgtgtccctgtagtcccaactactctggaggctaagatgagaggatcacttgagccgaggatttcgaggctgcagtgagctatgatcacggcattgcattctattgtgggtgacagagaccctgtctcaaaaaaataaaaaacaaaattgccaAAGGAATTTTGAaagctttaaagaaaaatttccaaagaAATAAGATTtcctttccaaaattaaaaattaagatctgtattttaaatctgggaaatacataaaaatgcaaaacaatttttgtttgctaatatttCAAATACTTAGCAAACCCACCCTTTGCTAAGCAAACAAGGAtgggtttctgtttttttttcctgaggactATGCCATTTTATGTTAACCAGTCAATTTTGCAGAGATTGGTGGGGACAAAAGCACTGAACTAAAGCCTTAAATTGGGGAGTCACTTGTCATTcagaggtttgttttttttgagacagagtcagctctgtcaccaggctggagtgcagtggtgctatctcggctcaccgcaacctcctcctcctgggttcaagcaattctcctgcctcagcctcctgagtagctgggattacggacacgcgctgccatgcccagctaacttttgtatttttagtagagacgggttttcaccgtgttggccaggatagtcttgatctcttgacgttgtgatctgcccacctcggcctcccaaagtgctgggattgtactggtgtgagccaccatgatcGGACcatttagaggtttttaaaaggTTTATGGATTAGATGTGCAAATCTTAAAAGCGCCGGATTGAAAATGACCTAGCTACCACGTTTGGCCATTTTGCAGCCAGGATTTCTGGTGTCATGAAATGCAGAAGTGTAAACGATTGGCTCCAGAGAACATGATGTCACCCACTGTGATTCTGCATTTAGAAACTCTTAACCCTTACCTTTCTGAGCAGTGTGTTTGGTAGCTTTCTGATCTTCTCCACTTGTTCTGGTTTAATCCCCAGTTCACAGCAACTCACGTTTAGTAGGTTTTGGTAACTCAGTTCTTGTCTCTTCAGTTCAATTTCAATGAAGTCATTTTCTTTGGGGTTCTGAATTCTGACTTTAAGCACAAGCTCTAAATCACCCATAAATTCAAATACAGTTTGTAAAGGAAACAAAATACCCGTCAGAGATTTTCATATCTATTATTACAGCATAAATAATCCTAAAAACTGACTGTTAAGTAGACATGGAGCTTTCATGGGCACATACACACTTTGCATTAGCTGAGGGTTCTTTTCTTGGAGTGTTGGGCAAGCTCTGGGATGTATGCCCCCGTTATATCCACTGAAAACAGAAAGCTTGCAGCTTTAAGCCAGCCAaggatttaaaatatgcaatggaTATTTAAACACATCACCCTTGGGCAatacatagcaggtgctcataCCTTGTTGCTTATCTGGAAAGCTTCAGGGAAATGTATAGCCCTGGGGGCCCTGGTGTCCTTAAAGAAGCTATTGTGCAGAGGAGCAAATCGCTCTTGAGATTCCTACCCACCACCCCCACTCCTCCAGAAATAGGATAATTCTACCATCTTTTAGGACAGTGGCATTGTATTCCAACTTAACTGTCCTGAGAAGATACAGTATGAACTAAAAGTCCAAATGGAAAGCAGATGGTCAGTTTGGCTTTGCAACATGGTCACATAGGGGCTGAGTCTTCACCTAGACAGGTGTCACTGGGTTTCTTGTTATCACTTGGGTCCGTTGGCAAGTGTGGATTTGTGCCTTCTTGTTTATATTCACCTGGGAAAGAATCAGGAAAGAGTTGAGAAGGAGCAATACCTCACCAGTTGGCTGTCTGCCAGACAAAGGACAAGGATGCCCCACTTCCACTTCCTGCCCTGCAGCTTATCCTCCCCTTCTCAAGGGAAAAGGCAAGTCAGGAAAAGGGCAGTAATGACTTTCAGTCTTGAAGAGTAATTTTCTTTAATCACCACCCAAATCATGAAAAGGAGCTGagacagtatttttaaatggtgCGTAATCTGgggaagaaatatttataatctcTGTGCTTAGCTCAagtttttacttaaatatttttggcaCAGAGTGCTTTATGTCTTCAGTTCTCTAGCAGAGATACAGTTAGGAGGGTGTCTTTATAAGGAGAAATTTTCTCACccagagggaagggaaaggagtgaatatttagagtgctttgcaTATGCCAGGCCTTTTgtgtacttctttctttcttacaatATCCACTGAACATGTTGAAAGCCTGCTTTGcaccaggcactgggctaagccCTGGGGAAATCATGTTCAAAAATCCCAAAGATGTCTCTGTGCTCCTGGAGTTTGCAGGCCAGCAGAAGAGACAGATATTAATAAATGGGAAATCACAGTTGTCGGGGCATGATGAATGTGAAATACACAGTACTTTGAAAGCATGTTAGGGGTCAAGGGAGGCCTCCATGAAGGTTGATTATTTGAGCTGACATCTGAAGGATGAATAGGCTTAACTAGATCCAGAGGGCAGAGGAGGTGAAGAGCTTTTCACAGGGCCCTGTGGAGAGTTCAGCATGGCTGCAGGGCAGAGAGCATGGGGGGACTGAGTGTCAGACAGGCTGGCAGGGGCCAGTTAGTCCAATTACGTAG is a window encoding:
- the ANKRD40CL gene encoding putative ANKRD40 C-terminal-like protein isoform X1, whose translation is MAEPEQDIGEKPAGEYKQEGTNPHLPTDPSDNKKPSDTCLVRIQNPKENDFIEIELKRQELSYQNLLNVSCCELGIKPEQVEKIRKLPNTLLRKDKDIRRLRNFQEVELILMKNGSSRLTEYVPSLTERPCYNSKAAKMTY